The Setaria viridis chromosome 2, Setaria_viridis_v4.0, whole genome shotgun sequence DNA window AATGGGAAGGGTCAGCGTAGTCTGGTTAACAGGTTGGTTCCGTTCCCGTTGGCCGTTCAACTCACCATGACGAGGCAAAGACCACATGCGTGGAGGGGGCGACAGCGGAGTAGCGCACCCTCGGCGGGTGGACTTGGGACTTGTCTCTGCCTCCTGccgcaaggcggcggcggcagcagctagCCGTGGCCCGTGAGGCCTTCCGTGGCCACAAGCCCAGCGGACCGAGCCCCGCGCGCGTTTCCACTACCACCACCAACCAGGGTGCCGGGAGCCGGCAGCGTACCGCCCGTGCGGCGCGGAGTCGGGCCACGTccccccgccgcgccggtcAGACAGGGTGGCTGCAGGCTGCTGGCCGCGGCAACTTATATAAACAGCAGGCGCGCGCACGGTGACTCCCCACTTCGTGTCAGCGCCGCCGCTCAACGCATCACACCAGAGCTCAGACCGGCTCTCTCAAGGCAGACAGACTCACCGTTCTGCAGCCCGGTGCCATCCACCTTCCCCTCCTCACCTCCCCCTCGCGGCGGCGCCCTGCAAGCTAACGCCACCGGCCATGGCTGCGCGGTCTGGCACGATGCGCGCCGTGCAGTACGACAGATACGGCGGCGGAGCACAGGGCCTCAAGGTACGTGCTACTACCGCTTTCTGAACTCAACCTGACGTGGACGCATGGTTCAGCTGGTGTTCCGATAGCCCGATCCATTGATCGATGATGCACGTGTTCTGCTGAGTTTTCAGCACGCGGAGGTGCCGATCCCGTCGCCGAACAAGGGCGAGGTGCTCATCAGGATGGAGGCCACCAGCATCAACCCAGTCGACTGGAAGTTCCAGAAGGGCGTCGCCCGGCCCGTCATGCCCAGGAAGTTCCCCTTCATCTCAGGTAATTAACACGATGCGTAATCAGCAGATGGCCGTTTCGCCGGTAGTTTGACGGGGCGTGTTCGAGTACACGGGAGGGTTGCAGAGTTGCTGTAAACCTGATCGCTGACGCGTGCTGGAACGGAACAGGTTTCGATCTAGCCGGAGAAGTCGTGGAGGTGGGCGCTGGGGTCAGCGACTTCAAACCGGGGGACAAGGTCATAGCCATCAACTTCCCGGTAGGACTGCGAGATCCTTGCAGCAATTTGCTTACAAGACTAGATCATTTTTGTATTCCGATTGATTGAGCTGCTGGTTAAGTTGTAATTACTAATGCACGATCAACGGCAATGTCAGAACGGCGGCGGGCTCGCCGAGTACGCCGTGGCGTCAGCCTCCCTGACGGTGCCAAGACCGCCGAAGGTATCCGCGGCCCAAGGCGCCTGCCTCCCGATCGCCGCGGTCACCGCGCTCCGCTCCCTGCAGACAGCCGGGGTCAGCCTGGACCCTGACGGCACCGCGGCCGGCCGCAAGAACGTGCTGGTCaccgcggcgtccggcggcgtcGGCCACTTCGCCGTGCAGCTGGCCAGGCTGGGCGGGCACCGCGTCACGGCCACGTGCGGCGCGCGCAACCTCGGCCTCGTCGTGGACCAGCTGGGCGCCGACGAGGCGCTGGACTACGGGACCCCCGAGGGCGCCGGGCTGCGGAGCCCCTCCGGGAGGAAGTACGACGCGGTGGTGcactgcgcggcggcggcgggggtgccgTGGTCCGCGTTCCGGCGGGTGCTCGCCGACGCGGGCACGGTCGTGGACATCACGCCCGGGTtcgcggccggcgccaccgcgatCCTCCAGATGGTGACCTTCTCGAAGAAGAGGCTGGTGCCGCTGTTGGTGACGCCCAGAAAGGATGAGATGGAGCTGCTGGTGGGCATGGTGAAGGAGGGGAGGCTCACGGCGGTGATCGACTCCAGGTATCCGTTGAGCAGGGCGCAGGAGGGCTGGGCCAGGAGCATGAGCGGGCACGCCACCGGCAAGGTCGTCGTGGAAATGGGAGGTGAGGAGTGAGAACGGTGCAGTATGTAACAAATAGTAGAGCTTGTGTGGTTCAGAAATGGCCTAGAGGCACCAAATAAATTATCAGTTATCACAGCCTTACACTACTTAAACAGCTCAGCATGGGTAAAGGGTCTGATTAGCATTCAGCCATTCATAAAAATCAGGCAAAGTAAATTTCACAAGCGTTAATTCCAAACATAAGAGAATTTTGTTTGCACAGTCACACGTTCAAAGTAAATTCACAGAACCAGGCAGAGACCTCAGACTTTGCTTTGGACAAATAATACATGAGCAGCCCAGTCATAAAAATTCTACTAGAAAGAGAGTTATAGCTCAATTGACTAAATTGTGTAACAATTCGCACAATTTAGAAGCAGAAGCATGATACGCTTAGACAGTTTAATTTGTTAAGCATCGCGGAAGCTTTTTAAAAGTGCTATTTTACGGACATAATTCAAACATTTTGCTTGAATCGACAAATATTCTCAGTGGATGACTTCAGCTTCTAACGCACTAGCATAAACAGCAATGTCAATCATGCTTATACTCTCTATAATTTTCCAATCCTATCCTCAAAATTCTTAAGCTGAAACTAAATTGAAATATAAAAGTGGATATGGCACTTGTTGGCCAATCAAAATCTCAATTGTTGAAAGCGGCTTCCCGAAGTTCTCTTGTCAGAGCTTGACGTACGTGAATGTCTGTTCATTGGTTTGAATAAATGATCAACATGCCAACATATTACTGTGGCTGATCGTTACTTTCTTATGGTTCATAATAATAGACACATTAATTTGCCACAATATAAGTGTGTAGCACAATTAGAGGTTCTAAAATGAGCTGATGCAACCAAACAAGATAACAGCTGGGTCGGTTGCTTACATGGTTAAAGCAGCAACCACCGGCAAAGGAAAAGCCAAATGACAGGATGGATCACGTAGTTTGCAAATCTGCCTCTGCTCCTTCACTACAACAACCGAATTGGTAGAAGCATCATCCCCCTCTACCAGAGTGTAGCTGCGGTGAACAATGCGTGCTTTGTCCAGCTTGGCCTCCGGACCGGGATCAACGGACCGAATGTCGAAAGAAGAGAACCTACCCACCCCCATGGCGCGCAAGAGCTGCCCCGGAACAATGCCCTCCGACTTCACCGGCAAGTCGATGATGGACAGCTCCGTCCTCCCCGTCGACTTGGTTCCTGGCGGGAAAACCTCTATGTGGTATACTGCAGCAGCGCCGTCCCTTGCTTTGGAGCAGCCAAGTAGCCAACGAAGCGGTGGCCGCCGAGGGGCACGGCCTGGCCGATGAACGGCAGGTTCTTGTCGCCCACCATCTCCCACTTCTTGGAGTCCACATCGAAAGCACAGGTACCCTTGTCTTGCTGCACGGAGAGCAGGATGTGGGAGCCGACCACGGCGTAGGACGCGACGCGGATCTCCGGTGGGTCGCGGTACTCTAGCGGATTGAGGCGGCACGGGaagacgggcggcggcggcagggcccgCCACCTGGGCCCACCAGGGTAGTATCGGTGATCCAGATCAAAGACGAAGAACCATGGCATGAAGTCCACCCCGGGCAAAGACGGAGGGGCTACGGGAGAGCGCGTACAGCTTGCTGCCGTGCGGGATCAGGATGGGGCGCACCATGGAGTCGACGAGGCGGGGCCCTGCGAGCTCCGTCGAGGTTTTGGGGTCGCAGATGGGGGTCCTATCCAGGGCGAGGCCCACGATCCGGGGCCCGCGCCGCGTCCCCACCGCGGCGAAGGACATGCCGCGCCTGGCGTAGAGCAGGGGGCgggggacggcgccggcggcgacctcgaGGATGGAGTGGGTGGGCTCCTCGACTCCATGCTCCACCACCAGGCTGCCTCGCTAGGTGGCCCGGCGAACGCGAGTAAGCCGAGCtcgagctcccgccgccgccgcgccgtccttGCCTTTCCTTCCCCTCTTGCTGCCTGTCGTCGGCGTCGGCATCTCGGTGGAAATCGGACGTCCGATTCGCTCCTCGACGACTACTAACTAGTCCTTGTTGGCGCCGGCTTAGTGCTTTCCACAAGATAACAGCCCAGGAATAACATGGGCCTAACCACTACACTGGACTAGGCCCATATAGTGAAATGGGCCGAAAAGGGCAGAACTAAGGCTAAAgcggaatttttttatttttttttatttttttcgattttgcagaaatatattgTCGAATCAAAAAATTGCAGAAATGAGCTTACCGccagttgaaacggcggtaagggCCTGGCACCTCAACGGTCACCCAGCGGATAAGCTTCGCGCGCCACCCGAGGAAGCTCCGCCGTTTGAACTGGCGATAAGGTCCTTACCGCCAGTTCAAACGGCGGTTAGGCCTACCGCCGGTTCAAACGGCGGGGCTCGCCCACCATATAaggcgcgcccgcgcccctcccctcccccgcacCAGGGAGAGCGCCAGCGtcagagaaagagagggagcgccagagaaagagaggaaaggaaagaagggaagaaaaaaaaagaaggagaggagaggaggaggaggaggaggaggaggaggaggggggggggggggggagaaaggagaagaggagggaagAAGAGGGGAAGGAAATTCTTCTGTCGTTCCCGGGTAAATTTTATTAATCTCGTAGTTTAGATAGTGTAGTGTAGTGTAGTGactagatctagatttagaaaatattagtggatctgagatttagaaatagCTAGTGAATCTGAGACTTAGAAACATTTAGCTAAATTTAGATGTAgcaaaatgtagcttagttagcACAATAGATTTAGCTTAGACAGTAAAATAGATTCAGCTTCGGTGGTATAGTAGAATTAGCTTAGGTGGTATAGTAGATTTACCTTAGGTAGTATAATAGCTTTGTTTTAGATCACAGTAAATTTAAGAAATCTTAGTGAatctgagatttagaaatatgtagtggatctgagatttatTTGTCGTCTATACTAGTTCTGGTACAAGCCTATGATAAATGTAGTTAGTAAGTTTGGTTTAGTGTTACATAGTTATTTGTTTATTGAATTGAAGTCGTTATGTAGTTaactgatatatatatatatatatatatatatatatatatatatatatatatatataggattaTACTATACAATACCCTGGGTACGGAATAATCTATTCCGTACCCGAGCCTATCGGTTCGCTCACGCGCGGCCGGTTCAGACGAACTGGTGTTTTCCGATTTTTATACCAGCTCATCCGAACGTGGGTCATTATTAGCAGGAACCGCTCTCCatcccccgccgcgcgccgtccctctccatcccccgccgccgccgctcgccacccctccccgccgccgcccgccatcccccgccgccgccgctcgccacccctccctgccgccgccgctcgctacccttcccgccgccgctcgccatcccccgccgccgccgctcgccacccctccccgccgccgccgctcgctatcccccgccgccgccgctcgccacccctccccgccgccgctcgccaccccttcccgccgccgctcgccatccctcccctccgccgctcTCCATCCCTCCCCGCCTCCGCTTGCCATCCCccgcctccctgccgccgctcgccttcctccgccgccgccgctcccagacCCTAAgctcgccgccctccgccgtcgtcgcgccctCTGATCTTCGCGTCACCGCCAGTCGccatccctcgccgccgccgccgctcggcatCCCCCGCATCCGCCGCTCCCCAACTGCTGGCGGGTAGGGCCTCCACCGCATTCATGGAGTCTTCAGGTATCTGCTAAATCTTTAGAAATCTGGACTCAAATGTTGCAGCTTCTATGGACACAGCAATTCATGAGGTATCTCAATTAGCTTCTGTATACATTCTGTCTTGCAATATTTCTTGacttgtttttctgaatttcccaGACTGCTCCTTTATTGTTAGAAGACCCTGCAAACCATGTGATTATCTAGGTTTCGGTGAAACATGAAAATTATCTAGGTTTAACTTTGTAAGATGTATTGTTGTGAACCCACAAATTATAACTAGATGACACTGGATGCCTAGATATTCAGCTTTTATCATGTTCTTGGTTTCGGATGCTAAGGAGAACACAAATTACTTTTGGAGTATTGTTATTCATTAATGTTTGTCACCTATATTAAAATAGGGATTAATGTTTACTTTTCTGTTTTGAATGCTGTGTACAGCAATACTTCTTTGTGATTTCGGGGAGTATTTCATGTTTGCTGAATGTGATTTTTATGTTTTCTTCTAAATACTACAAACTCAATTCATCCTTGATTCGACCATTGTGGATAAGAATTTAATGCTTTGAGGGATGATGTTAATTTTTTCCTCCTATTTCTGTCTTAATTCAAAAAACATTTACCTGTGTATCGATCCATGCAgctattttgaaatatttcgGGGCATACTTCATGAAGGAGAAATAGACAAGAGAGTACAATATTGATTGAAGACTATTTTGCAATTAGAAAGTTTCAGGTGAAATTATACTTGCTGTAACCTGGTGTTTTTTTCATTGCATGATCATTCAATGTTCTGATAAATAATTTTTTCCTTATAGGGATTCCTTGCCATCCGACACCATAGCTCCGTGGCCGAGGCAGTCAGGTGACTGCGCTGACCACCAACATTTCTTGCATGTTGCGTGTATCTATTTTTGACTGAGGAACTACTAACAATGTTGATGCACACTTCGTATTCGAGTTAATGCCCCTGCTGGTTGGATTAAAAACCTATGAGTGCGGTTCAATGGAGAATTTGTTTGGTGATACAAGTGATACAACCTATATGTGCACTTATGTTTTGAAATGTGTTGAAATGCCTTTTGATCAAACCTTCTTTGacattttctttcatttttttgctTGAATCTCCTTTATGTGGCAGAATAGCCCATTGTCAGCGGTTTTTGTTATACTTTGTCTGAATGGTAACTTCAAGGCGGTCATATGGCCAGTTGAGCTGCTGTCAATGAAACATTGAAACTTGAcctgcacatgtctattttcCTGTACAAATATAATATCTTTTGTTGATACGGGGTTCTGTCATAGGTCTATTTATTCTTGTCTGACGATAGAGTATGAGCCTATAGAGATTTGTTCAGATTTGTTTCACTCATCTTTGTTCAGATTTGTTTGCATAATTGTTATAATTTTATGATCTATATTGGCCAAAAGAAGCTATTGATCATAATTGTTCAGATTCCCATTGTAAATATGCAATATAGATCAACTGGGAAATCAAGCTGAATTTTAGGGTCTCTCATCTATGAATGTTATGAACATCAAAGCACACATCTGTATTCCGAAGCAAGCTGAATTTGCTTTGCTTTTTGGCTAGTAACAGTTCTATAATGAACATTCCTGTTTTGTCTCTTAGGGTGTCCTGGCGTTTTCAGCCTGAAAGAGAGCCAAATGGGATCCTTGGAAGGCTGTTGAAGGTTTGTTCATACCTGTTGCGCAATCTCTCACTGCCAAACTCCCAACTGACCATTGTGCATCCTTGCAATTGTTGTCTGAACAGGAAAATCCAAGGATGAAGCAATGACCGACTACATCACCAAAGTGAAACAGCTGCTGGAGGAGGCCGCAGCATCCACTTCCTAGACTACGAAAACATCATAATCCGTAGTTGCGTATATAGTCATGCTATATGTCGTCAATAAATCTTGTCACTGCATGCTAGCGGAGGCCTGCAATTCCGAAGTGACAACTGATGTATTCTGTTACAATCTGCAAATTGTTGTTTGTATATTCTGTTACGATCGGCTAGTTGAAACAAACAAGTTCCATACTGCAATAATGCCTGTCAATACTGCAATAATATATTCTGTACCTGGGTACCGATTACTCGAAGTGCTGATGTACAAAAAATTAATCTAATACTCATACAGACCCAATTAATCTAATCCCATGCGTATCAACCAATGTGCCAAAATTTTGTCAAGACCGAATCTACCAAGCCACTCCAAAACCTGTGCCACAAGCCTCGGGGGAAAAAATACGCATCTTCATGACTAACATGCACGCGACGGAAGAAAAATGTGGACCGTGAGGTAGCGCGTGGGAAAAAATCGGACGTGGGAAAAAAAAACGGACTCGTGCGGGAACGGCCAGCGCGTGGAGGAAAAAACAGACGCGCTAGGGGAGGGTCGGTCGAGCGCGCGGGGGCTGGTGCGCGGAGGCGGTGCTCGGGTACAGAATAAGTTATTCTGTACCCTGGGTACCGAATAGCGgaggcctatatatatatatatatatatatatatattgctgaGATTAATTTGGACTGCCCGTTTCATATATGTTGGCAAGCATGTCGGATAGTTTATATTTTCAAGTGTTCTATGGgcgggggaggttagatatggtccagaaagggtagatttgagtggatttttctgtttcaccaagtgtgttccaagagcaagagagagaacttgggggGAGGGCATTTGCAGGTAGCTTTGTAGGGACCTTGgtgttgatagagatcaagtggatgtgTCTGTGAGGGTTGTAGTCAAAAGATGGCCCGACATAAATTTTTGGGAGTTGCTTACAATTGAAGGAACTTCGAGTTACCGGACTTACATAAATGGTTGCACGAGAAAAGGTTTACCGATCATATGGTATGTTCAACTGTTCATGAagggtggatctagcagtcatattgaagaagaagtaggaggtgatgaagttgaagcggaagaagaTGTGCAGAGTACTGAGGGTGGCACGAAGAACTTAAGGGCGATGAAGAAGAAGGGGGAGATGCAGAGAATGATGTTGCATCCCACGCACCAAAtggggaggctgatgaggggggaAGAATTTCCTGAGTTAGTAGAGCAGTTGGAGATGGAAGATGAGGAGGCCAATGGTGCCGTGGATGGTGACTCCTCTGATGAGGAAGATGGTTATCCTGTACCGCGAAATTGGTCAAATTATGACCATTCCACCCTACAGGTAAATACTGGGGAAAATGTTTCTTGGGAGTACGgggagaatgaggtatgcgtGGGGACTTTGTACCAAAGTGGGGATGAAGTGAAGGTGGCTATTAAGAGATGGTCCACTTTGTCTTTGCAGCGTCAGTTCAGGGTGGAAAAGAGTAGCCCGAAGGTGTATGATATCCGCTGTGTGCGTAATGATTGCCCATTCAGGGTGCATGCATACAAGGGGAAATtgaaggattactgggaggtgactagagtggttgagcaccaa harbors:
- the LOC117842718 gene encoding chloroplast envelope quinone oxidoreductase homolog encodes the protein MAARSGTMRAVQYDRYGGGAQGLKHAEVPIPSPNKGEVLIRMEATSINPVDWKFQKGVARPVMPRKFPFISGFDLAGEVVEVGAGVSDFKPGDKVIAINFPNGGGLAEYAVASASLTVPRPPKVSAAQGACLPIAAVTALRSLQTAGVSLDPDGTAAGRKNVLVTAASGGVGHFAVQLARLGGHRVTATCGARNLGLVVDQLGADEALDYGTPEGAGLRSPSGRKYDAVVHCAAAAGVPWSAFRRVLADAGTVVDITPGFAAGATAILQMVTFSKKRLVPLLVTPRKDEMELLVGMVKEGRLTAVIDSRYPLSRAQEGWARSMSGHATGKVVVEMGGEE